The DNA segment GGCGACGTTTCAGGATGCCTTGAAATATGTCTTGAGACAAGATCCCGACGTGATCCTGATCGGAGAGATGCGGGACCTCGAAACAATCTCCGCTGCGATTACCAGCTCAGAAACAGGACATCTCGTCTTCGCGACCCTTCATACCAATTCGACTGTCCAGACAATCAATCGGATTATCGATGTCTTCCCCCCTCATCAACAGGCACAGATTCGAACCCAACTCTCCTTTGTCCTCGAAGGGGTCATCTGCCAACAACTGATCCCAAAAGTCGATGGCGGTCGCGCCCTCGCCATGGAAATCATGATTCCGAACATGGCGATCCGCAATTTGATCCGTGAAAACAAGCTGCACCAAATTCCTGCACAAATGCAGGTCGGGCAAGAGGGGACAGAGATGCAGACCCTCAATCAGTCGCTCGCTGAACTGGTTCAGAAGAAGATCGTCACTTTCGAGGTGGCCCTCGCCCATGCCTCGGATATCGAAGAGTTTAAAAAACTCGCGAAACCGTCTCGCCCCACAAAGATATCCGCAGTCCCATCACGCTAGAAGATTTTTCATTGCTCGAATCTGACACTCTTGATATCCTCACTGGCAATGCCCAACCTCCGCGAGCTTTTGCAAGTCATGACTGAAAAGCATGCCTCCGATCTCCATGTCGCCGCCGGTTCCCCTCCTCAATTCCGTATTGATGGTGAGCTTGTTGTGATCGGAGCCGAACCGCTAACCGACAGCCAGGCCAAGGAGCTTTGTTACGAATTCCTTCCACCCGATCAAATCAAGCTCTTTGAAAAAGAACAGGAGCTCGATCTTTCGTTCTCCGTCGGAGGGATTTCCCGTTTCAGGGCAAACCTCTACCGCCAGAAAGATTCCGTTGCTGGTTCTTTTCGCGCGATTCCGTTTGGGATCCCACCACCCGATCGACTCGGCGTCCCCCCTTCTGTCGTTGCCCTGACCCGCAAACCATATGGGCTCGTTTTGGTAACTGGGCCGACCGGCTCCGGAAAGTCGACAACACTCGCATCGCTGCTGGATCAGATCAATGCAACCCGTCAGGTTCATATCATGACGATTGAAGAGCCGATTGAGTTTACCCATGAACCCAAAAAGGCCTTCATCTCCCAACGTGAGGTCGGAAGAGATACCGGGGGATTTACCCGGGCCCTCAAACATATTCTGAGACAAGATCCGAATGTCATCATGATCGGTGAGCTGTGGGATCTGGAGACAATGGAAGCTGCCTTGACGATTGCCGAAACGGGGCATCTTGTTTTTGCCACTCTTCACACAAACGGCGCCGTTCCGACGATCAACCGGATCATCGATGCCTTTCCTCCTCATCAGCAAGCCCAGGTCAGAACACAACTCTCGTTTGTGCTGCAGGGAGTTGTCTCTCAGCAACTCCTTCCAAAAATTGGTGGTGGACGTGCCTTGGCCACAGAACTTCTGATTCCCAACATGGCGATCTATAATCTGATCCGTGAAAACAAGGTCCATCAGATCTCTTCGCTGATGCAAACCGGTCAGCAAGAGAGCGGAATGATCACGATGAATCAGGCAATGGCCTCTCTCGTCCAGAAAAAATTGGTCGCCTATGAGATCGCCCTTGCGAGGTCAACCGATCCGGCCGAGTTTCAGAGGATTTGTCCGAAAGTCTAAAACGAAGTCCCAACCTCCAGGATCACAACACCATTCTTCGCATCAGCGCCGGTCAGCGCATCGGAGAGACCGGCGATCCGGTCTCCATTCGTCACGATAATGCCGTAACCCAAACGTCCCGTAATTGGAAGGTAATAGCCGATCACAAATTCCCCACGAAGCTCGGCACCAACACCCAGAAGCGGTCGATCATAGACAGGATTGTTGCGGCGGTAGGCATCTCCAAGGTCGGCGAATAGGGCGAAGTGCGCCGCATTTCCATGCAGCGGAAGCGTCCCTAATCCTCGTTCCACGTAGAACAATGGAAGTCTGTATTCCAGAGAGGCAACCCAGGCTCGATCCCTCGAAAAGGTATAGAACGGAAGTCCGCGCAGTGAAAAGACCCGGCTGGAGGAACCGGTGAATGGACTTTCGCCCAAAGAACCCCCCAGACCAAAATTTCCCTGGATCAGTTGATCGCCAAAGGCGATCCCCCCTGCCCCTCGAATCGCAATGACATGATGCCTCCCCAAGTGGAAAAATTTTCGGGCGTCTGTCCAAGCTACTTGCTGTTCCAAACGTTCCGAGGCACCGAGCAATGTGTCGGTCACCTGCCCATTGAGTGAAAATGTGTGCCCTCTCTCCGGACTAATCGCGGCGGTCGATTTCTCAAGGTTTGAGTAGCGGTATTGAGAATGGATTCCGGAATAGTTCCCAAGCGTCAAAAGAGTGATCCCTGCAGGAAGCCCTGACTCCACCGAACGATCCTCAAAAAAATAATTGATCGAGGCGGTATGCCTTCCCATGGGGAACGAAAAACCACCATGCGCCCTCCATCTTTCCTCAAAAAAATCGGTTCCTGTCCTGAAGAGATCCCCAAAATTGACACTATAAAAAGAAGAGCCAACGAAAAAATTCGGCCAGAAGCGGCTGTAAACATAACCAAAATCATACCCGACAAATTGATTGTCACTCCGATAGGTCACATCCCCGAACCACGAATGGCGCATGAGGGGATCATTGTTGCTGATTATCGCCGAGAGAAAGAGGGCGTTGTCGATCAGCGCGGCGCCGGGGAGGAGGTAACGGGGAATCAGCAGTTTGGGAAAGGGGGTGTACGAGGAAATAGTGCCGGCAGCAGGGCTGGAGAGCGAGTCGGGTTTGCCGGGAGCGGTCGGGGACCCCATGAGGCCCAGCGGGGCATGAAAACGCGCGGCTTCTATGCGCGAAGGTTCATGACCTGCTGGGCCCATGAGGGTGAGCGCGGAGGCACTAGCCGACGAAGCGAAACAGCCCTGCTGCCGGCACTGCCGAATCTCAAACCCCCTCCCATTATAATAGCTAAAGGCAAGCTCGCCGGTCGCGGAGACGGTCGGATCGAAGGCGCCCGTGAGGAGGTTAGTTATCTTCTCCTGTCGACCGGTCTGAAGATTATAGCGATGAATGTTGTAGATCCCCTCTCTGTCCGAAGAATAGTAGAGATACCGCCCTCGTCTGCCCCATTCGGGTCTGTCTTCCACCCCCCTGTCGTTCGTTATCTTCTTCCTCTTCTTCCCCGTCTCCGCATCAACGAGCCAGAGGTCGCGTTGTCCTTTCTCATGGATGGAGACAGCGATCCATTTTCCATCGGGAGACCAGCGGGGATGATTGAACTCCGTTCCGACCGGAACCTCTGCCTCCCCCCACTCCTCCAGATTTTTTTCTTCGAGATCATAAACGACGAGCCTCGAGCGCCCCATTTGATTCTGGACACAAACCACCCTCTTTCCATCCGGTGAATAATCAGGATCCCTGAGCCGGAGCCCTTTTGTGAGTTTTTTTGATTTCCTCGATTCGATATCGATCTCATGGAGATCCGAATAATTATAATAACGTTTATGACGGCCGATACTCGAATAAAGAATCTTGGATCCATCGGGAGAAAAGGAGAGCTGCTGGATATCCTTCTTTTTCAGAAGAACCTTTTCCTTCCCATTTTGCAGATCACGAAGCCTCAATTCCGTCCGATGATGGATCGAGGTCGTCAGATAGACGAGCGAATCCCCAGAAGGTGAAAAGCGAGGCAGATTGAAAGATTCGCCTCTTTCAGGTTCAAGCCAGGGTTCCCCTTCACGCATGCCTCTCTTGCCGACTGACTCCTTCACCTTTGTATAACGAACCAACAATTCGCCCTTCCAATCCTCCCAGAGATCATAGAAACTTTTCCCAAAAGACTTTTTCGCCTTGTTGTTCAGCGAAAAAAACCAGAGCGAGGCGCCGTAGCGGTGGCTGAAGTCAATGATCTTCTCTTCACCATACGTCTCTGAAAGATATTTCCAAAAGGCGACGCCGTAGAGATATTGAGCACGCCAGGCGGGCCAGGAGTATTGAACCCCCGCCATCTGATCGAGCTTCAGGAACTGATCGTTCAGGATATCGGTCCGAAGCAACATCTCCGTATAAGAAGATCGACCCCGTCCTCGCGTCGTCTCCGCCGTCTCCATATAAGTCGCGATCCCCTCCGGGACCCAA comes from the Deltaproteobacteria bacterium genome and includes:
- a CDS encoding PD40 domain-containing protein, which encodes MSLRSFLLLFLLLVPSFLNASPFDPKLKWKTLKTAHFAIHFYEGEEEVVERLVEVTEEAYQILSKKFDAYPVGRTEVVVVDQEDAANAFAMVIPYNMILLRAVAPTPDSNLADYDEWLREVFLHEYTHIIHISDTRYPAKALKLIVGKLMAPNGLSPGWVPEGIATYMETAETTRGRGRSSYTEMLLRTDILNDQFLKLDQMAGVQYSWPAWRAQYLYGVAFWKYLSETYGEEKIIDFSHRYGASLWFFSLNNKAKKSFGKSFYDLWEDWKGELLVRYTKVKESVGKRGMREGEPWLEPERGESFNLPRFSPSGDSLVYLTTSIHHRTELRLRDLQNGKEKVLLKKKDIQQLSFSPDGSKILYSSIGRHKRYYNYSDLHEIDIESRKSKKLTKGLRLRDPDYSPDGKRVVCVQNQMGRSRLVVYDLEEKNLEEWGEAEVPVGTEFNHPRWSPDGKWIAVSIHEKGQRDLWLVDAETGKKRKKITNDRGVEDRPEWGRRGRYLYYSSDREGIYNIHRYNLQTGRQEKITNLLTGAFDPTVSATGELAFSYYNGRGFEIRQCRQQGCFASSASASALTLMGPAGHEPSRIEAARFHAPLGLMGSPTAPGKPDSLSSPAAGTISSYTPFPKLLIPRYLLPGAALIDNALFLSAIISNNDPLMRHSWFGDVTYRSDNQFVGYDFGYVYSRFWPNFFVGSSFYSVNFGDLFRTGTDFFEERWRAHGGFSFPMGRHTASINYFFEDRSVESGLPAGITLLTLGNYSGIHSQYRYSNLEKSTAAISPERGHTFSLNGQVTDTLLGASERLEQQVAWTDARKFFHLGRHHVIAIRGAGGIAFGDQLIQGNFGLGGSLGESPFTGSSSRVFSLRGLPFYTFSRDRAWVASLEYRLPLFYVERGLGTLPLHGNAAHFALFADLGDAYRRNNPVYDRPLLGVGAELRGEFVIGYYLPITGRLGYGIIVTNGDRIAGLSDALTGADAKNGVVILEVGTSF
- a CDS encoding type IV pilus twitching motility protein PilT — protein: MINNLIKMIIEKGASDLHLVAGAPPQARIDGKISPLPAPPLTPESVKELCFSVLSPEQKATFEVRHECDLAIEFEGLGRFRVNIYMQKGSVAGAFRPIPTNIPTADSLGIPPVVQKLYDLPRGLVLVTGPTGSGKSTTLASLIHKINLEREVHIITIEDPIEFVHFHKKSVISQREIGKDSATFQDALKYVLRQDPDVILIGEMRDLETISAAITSSETGHLVFATLHTNSTVQTINRIIDVFPPHQQAQIRTQLSFVLEGVICQQLIPKVDGGRALAMEIMIPNMAIRNLIRENKLHQIPAQMQVGQEGTEMQTLNQSLAELVQKKIVTFEVALAHASDIEEFKKLAKPSRPTKISAVPSR
- a CDS encoding type IV pilus twitching motility protein PilT; amino-acid sequence: MPNLRELLQVMTEKHASDLHVAAGSPPQFRIDGELVVIGAEPLTDSQAKELCYEFLPPDQIKLFEKEQELDLSFSVGGISRFRANLYRQKDSVAGSFRAIPFGIPPPDRLGVPPSVVALTRKPYGLVLVTGPTGSGKSTTLASLLDQINATRQVHIMTIEEPIEFTHEPKKAFISQREVGRDTGGFTRALKHILRQDPNVIMIGELWDLETMEAALTIAETGHLVFATLHTNGAVPTINRIIDAFPPHQQAQVRTQLSFVLQGVVSQQLLPKIGGGRALATELLIPNMAIYNLIRENKVHQISSLMQTGQQESGMITMNQAMASLVQKKLVAYEIALARSTDPAEFQRICPKV